GCTGCATTGGTTTCAGTATGTTTCTGTAAGGACTCAATCTGGTCAAGTCACGGTGGGAGATTTGCCAGCAGTTTTTGTAAAATTGAAGGCTTTTACCGAAATGTTTACTGAGGATGAGATTAAGGATATCTTGGGGGAGTCATATAAGGATATGGACGAAGAAATTGATTTTGAATCCTACCTTCGGGTGAGTCTTTGAAGTATGGGGTCTCATGCTTCTTTTCCATTTATTATTACGTGCATACTGTGCTATTGGTATTTGGCGAATGAATTATGGTTTTGctaaatttgatataaaaataggaagaaaataaaaaaaaaaagtctctgcATGAATCTGAGAAGGTAACTGTGATGAAATGAATAGGGATGACAAATTTGGGGAGTGTTGTTAATTGGCAGGCATATTTAAATTTACAATCTCGAGCTTCAGCAAGATCAGGTGGTTCAAAgaattcttcttcatttctcaAGGCCACAACAACAACCGTTCACCACTCAATTAACGTATCTGAGAAGGCTTCTTATGTTGCCCACATTAACAGCTACCTGGCAGATGATCCATTTTTGAAGAAGGATCTTCCCATGGATCCATCTACAAATGCTTTATTTGATCTTGTAAAGGATGGAGTTCTTCTCTGGTAGATGTGCCAGACCCACTTGGTTATTTTATACTGATTACTCTTAGTAGATGTTTTCATGTTTGCTAATAATGGTACTCCTGTTTATTGATGCTTTTAATTGCTTCATGTAGTAAGCTTATAAATATAGCTGTTCCTGGCACCATAGATGAGCGAGCTATTAATACTAAAAAGGTCCTGAATCCATGGGAGAGGAATGAAAATCATACTCTTTGCCTCAATTCTGCAAAAGCTATTGGCTGCACAGTGGTTAATATTGGCGAACAGGACTTAATTGAAGGAAGAGTAAGTTGAGCTACTACCAGCTAGCATTATACTCTTcttgttatatttttcaatttggttttaAACTTGCTCAAGTTTTTTCTTGTTGATTTTGTAGCCACATCTGCTACTTGGCTTGATTTCTCAAATAATCAAGGTATGAAACTTGAACTTTTTCCTTTATGCATTGTATATACACTCTTAGGACTTAGACACCATAATGTGGgcaattaatcttatttcaGCATATAAGACTCAAAGAGTTGGGTTGTCAATGTTTACACTATTGATTGTGTTGTGTTTTCTATGGTGGCAAGTTCAGATTCAACTATTGGCTGATCTCAATCTGAAGAAAACTCCTCAACTGGTGGAATTGGTGGATGACAGCGATgtgatttttttccttctatttgaTCTATGTTTTGATAATATGCAAAGgctataatttctttttgcattttgctatatatgttgGAAACAATGATTATCATATTATTTTGCTAATGGAATCCAATCTGCAGGATGTGGAGGAGCTTTTGGGCTTATCACCTGAAAAGGTCTTACTGAAATGGATGAATTTTCATCTGAAAAAAGTTGGGTACGAGAAACAAGTTACAAACTTCTCGTCTGATGTGAAGGTAAGAGAGCGCTCACCAGTTTGTTAGTGACTAAACACTATGGTTGAATCTAATAGCAGAGgttgtaattttaatttgacaCATCTTAGTGATGAGAATAGCTAGTCTGGGTTTGTCTATCTCAGGTacacttcttgtgtacttgggcTACACCCTTTCAGGCTTTCAGCTATTTCAACAAAAGTCTATTaccttaaaacaaaaatatgtaaataaataaatatttattcttgGTGAATCCATTGTATCCActttcttattataaaaaaaaggaggaaaatggTGAATAAATTGTGGAAACATGGTGTTATCAATGATAGCTGCAATTGGACTCATATTTACTACTAAGGGAAATAGTAATGTTGCAACACTTATATGCAGACATGTTTATACAATGTTTCAGATGTGTCATGCATAATGTCTCTGATGTTGTTTTAACGTTGTGCATTTTCAGGACGGAGAGGCATATACTTACCTGCTTACCGCTCTTGCACCTGAACACTCAGGCCCCGGTGAGCTGGAAACAAAAGATCCTACAGAAAGAGCAAATATGGTTCTTGCGCATGCAGAGAAATTGGATTGCAAACGATACCTCACTCCTAAGGACATTGTTGAGGGTTCACCAAATCTTAATCTTGCATTTGTTGCACAAATATTCCAGCACAGGTGAggaacaatttcttttttttttttttttcagtttgcAAATATGCTAGCCTCCCCCccctcctaaaaaaaataataataaattaaaaataaaaaataaaaaactgaaatcTGAAACTATGCCTTTTAGGTTGTTGATGTTTTCACCTCTTATATGAACTGATTCTAATTTGCCACCCAATTTATGTGATATGATCTATTTGTTATCTGTTGTACATAAACTTGCTAGTTATTGTAAGTAGATCTGTCTATGTCACTATTTGTGGTGATCTATCTTCTGCTTTCTATATGGATCTGTTTCAGGAGCAGAACTTCTCTTAATTTTGCACAAGATTTGGTGCATACAATACATTTCTGAGATCCCTTTTGTGCCCCTTTGGAAATATGTTGCCATGATTCATCA
This window of the Corylus avellana chromosome ca5, CavTom2PMs-1.0 genome carries:
- the LOC132183105 gene encoding fimbrin-5, encoding MSGFVGVIVSDSWLHSQFTQVELRTLKAKYVSVRTQSGQVTVGDLPAVFVKLKAFTEMFTEDEIKDILGESYKDMDEEIDFESYLRAYLNLQSRASARSGGSKNSSSFLKATTTTVHHSINVSEKASYVAHINSYLADDPFLKKDLPMDPSTNALFDLVKDGVLLCKLINIAVPGTIDERAINTKKVLNPWERNENHTLCLNSAKAIGCTVVNIGEQDLIEGRPHLLLGLISQIIKIQLLADLNLKKTPQLVELVDDSDDVEELLGLSPEKVLLKWMNFHLKKVGYEKQVTNFSSDVKDGEAYTYLLTALAPEHSGPGELETKDPTERANMVLAHAEKLDCKRYLTPKDIVEGSPNLNLAFVAQIFQHRNGLTVDSKKMSFAEMMTDDAQTSREERCFRLWINSLGVATYVNNVFEDVRNGWVILEVLDKVSPESVNWKQASKPPIKMPFRKVENCNQVIKIGKQLNFSLVNVAGNDIVQGNKKLILAYLWQLMRFTMLQLLKNLRSHSQGKKGKEIKDADILNWANDKVKKAGRNSQMDSFKDKNLSNGIFFLELLSAVEPRVVNWSVVTKGETEEDKKLNATYIISVARKLGCSIFLLPEDIIEVNQKMILILTASIMYWSLQQQAEDAEDSNTPDASPVASVDGERETVLASEVANDEASDQVEGKESPDGE